Genomic segment of Sphingopyxis lindanitolerans:
GATGCCGACATCGCGGCGCTCGGCGACAGCGCCGCGCTCGCCGCCGCCCGCGCCGAAAGCGTGCAAGCCGCCGCGAACGCCGAAGCCGCGATCGCCGCGGCCGAAACCGCGCTGCAGGACGCCGAAGCCGATCGCGAAGCCGCCGCCGCCGAATTGGCGCGCGGCGAAGCCGGGCTCGCCGAGGCCCGCACCGCGCTCGCCGCGCTCGACGGCGAGACCGCGACACTCGAACGCGCGCTCGCCGCCGCGCGCAGCGGCGACGACCGCATCCTCGACCGGCTTCGCGTGACCCCCGGCTACGAAGCCGCACTTGCCGCCGCGCTCGGCGACGATCTCGACGCCGGCACCGACACGCAGGCCGCGCGCGCCTGGGGCGGCGCCGAAGCGGGCAAGGATGAGCCTGCGCTTCCCGTCGGCACGAAAGCGCTCGCCGATGTCGTGCAGGCCCCCGCCGCGCTTGCGCGCCGCCTCGCGCAGGTCGCGGTGGTCGGCGAAGATGGCGGCCAGCCGCTGGCGGTCGGCCAGCGGCTCGTGACGACCGACGGCGTGATGCGCCGCTGGGACGGCTTTGTGACGCGCGGCGACGGCGCGACCGCGACCGAGCGGCTGCAACGCCAGAACCGGCTCGACGCGCTGGCCGCGCAGCGCCCGCAGGTCGAACTGGGCGTGCAGGATCTCAAGGATCGCCGCGATGCCGCCGCCGCCAGGGGGGCAGAGGTCGCCGACGCCGCCGCCGCCGCGCGCAAGGCCCTCGCCGGGGCCGACGAGGCGCGCCGCACCGCGCTGCGCGCCGCCGACCAGGCCGAGGCCGCGCTCGACCGCCACCGCGATGCCGCCGCGCTCTTCGCCCGCCGCCTCGCCGAGATCGCCGACACCGCGCGCGACGCCGCCGAAACGCTCGCCACGCAGGAAGCCGCGCTCGCTGCGCTCCCCGATGAACGGCTGGCCCGCGCCGCGCTCGACGCCGAGGACGCCGCGACCGATCGCGCGCGCGCCGGTGCGAACGAAGCGCAGGCCGCGCTCGCTGCGCACGATCGCACGCTCGCGGCCTTGAGCGAACGCCAGGCCGTGGTCAGCGCCGAGATCAAGAGTTGGAAAGCCCGCGCCGGTGAGGCCGCGCGCCGCATCACCGACATGGACAAGCGCGGCGAAGCGCTCGCCGCCGAAGCTGAGAAGCTCGCGGGTCTCCCTGACAAACTCGCCGCCGACCGCATGGCCGCCGACGCACGGCAGGCCGAGCTTCGCGAGCAGGTCGCCGCCGCCGAAGCGCGCGAGCGCGAGGCCGAAGCCGCGCTCCGCGAAGCCGAAGCCGCACTCGCCGCGATCCGCGAGCGCGTCGCCGCGGCGCGCGAAACCCGCGCCGGGGCCGCCGCGCGCTCCGAAAATGCCGAGCTTCGCCGGATCGAGATGGGCCGCCTGTCGGGCGAACGCTTTGAATGCCCGCCGCCCCTGTTGCCGCAAAAAGTCGGGTTCGACAGCGCGAGCGTCGGCGATGCCGCGCAGGAATCGGCGCAGCACGACCGGCTGATCGCCGAACGCGAGCGCCTCGGCCCGGTCAATCTCGTCGCCGCCGACGAACTCGCCGAACTCGATAGCGAGCGCGAGAAAAGCGCCGCCGAGATCGAGGAACTGGCGCAGGCGGTCCATCGCCTGCGCGGATCGATCGGCAATCTGAACCGCGAAGGCCGCGTCCGCCTGCTCGCTGCGTTCGAGACGGTGAACACCCATTTCCAGCGCCTCTTTGCCACCCTGTTCAACGGCGGGCAGGCGCATCTCGAACTCGTCGATTCGGACGACCCGCTCGAGGCGGGGCTCGAAATTATGGCGCAGCCGCCCGGCAAGCGGCTCGGCACGCTCACCTTGCTGTCGGGCGGCGAGCAGGCGCTGACCGCCATCGCGCTGATCTTCGGCCTCTTCCTCACCAACCCCGCGCCGATCTGCGTCCTCGACGAAGTCGACGCGCCGCTCGACGACGCGAATATCGAACGTTTCTGCGACCTGCTCGACCGCATGAGCCGCGAGACGAACACCCGCTACCTGATCGTCACCCACAATGCGGTGACGATGGCGCGCATGCACCGATTGTTCGGGGTGACGATGATCGAAAAAGGCGTCAGCCGCCTCGTCTCGGTCGATCTGGGCGGCGCGGAAGACCTGCTCGCGGCGGAATAGCCTCTAAGGCGCGCTGCCGACCACCAGCATCGCCGCGAACACCAGCAGTCCGGCAAAGCGGTTGCTGCGGAATTTCGCGAGCGCATCGGCGCCGTTCGCGGGGGCGAGCGTCACCACCTGTCCCGTCAGATGCAGCGCCGCCGGCACCAGCGCGACGAATATCAGCGGATCGGGCCGCACGCTCCACAGCGCCCCCGCCCAGCAGGCGAGCGCCGCACCATAGCAGGCGCCGACCCCGCCCCGGACATGGCGGCCCATCGCGCGCGCGCTCGATTTCACGCCGACGAGCGCGTCGTCCTCGATATCCTGAAGCGCATAGATGGTGTCGTACCCGATCACCCACGCGATCGACCCGGCGTAGAGCAAGGGCAGCGCCAATCCGTCACCACCGCCGACCGCGATCCAGCCGACCAGCGCGCCCCAGCTGAACACGAGGCCCAGCCACGCCTGCGGCCACCAGGTGATCCGCTTCATGAAAGGGTAGGCCGCGACGAGCGCAAGGCTGGCGACCGCGACGATCTGCGCTGCGAACGGCAGTTGCCACAGCACGACCAGCCCGACGAGCGACAGCAGCGCCGTCCATAGCAGGGCCGCCCGAACCGACACCGCGCCGCTCGCGACCGGGCGCGACGCGGTGCGCGCGACCTTCGCGTCGAGATCGCGGTCGACGATGTCGTTATAGACGCACCCCGCGCCGCGCATCGCGATCGCGCCGAGCAGCATCCACAGGAACAGCGGCCAATGACTGCGCGCCCCACCGCCCAGCGCGAGCCCCCAGGCGCAGGGCCAATAGAGCAGCCACCAGCCGATCGGCCGGTCGAAGCGCGCGAGCAGCGCATAGGCGCGCAGCGGCGCGGGAAGCAGGCCGAGAAAGCCCTGATGCTGGCTGTCGGGAGGATGCGTCGCGGCGGTCATCGGTGCCGCGGGCGATAGCAGCAGTCGCGCGCGGGATAAATGCCTATCGGCGCCGCGCGCCGACTCAGGTGGTGCAGGTCGACGCGGTTACCCCGGTCGAGGGATAGATTTTCGTCAGGTCGCGCGGCTCGCGAATGTTGAAGGCGGCGGCCGACCGGATCGTCTTCGGCCCCAGCCATTTGCCATAGAGGAGCGGCTTATATTGATAGACGACCTCGACGAACATCACCGCGGTGCCGCTGACCGCGGTCACCTCATGATCCTTGGGGCCCATGCCCTTGAAGTCGGTGCCGGTGATGCCCTTTCCTTCGGGACCGAAGGCCGAGGCGACCTTCATATTGCCATAGCAGCGCTGCCAGTGGATCCACTGGCCGCCTTCCTTGTTCTGCTCGAGGCTCGACAGGATGATGCGGCCGCGGCTCTTGAAGTCGAGGCCGCCCGACTGTTTTTCAACCCCGGTGAACACCTCGTTGACGTCGCTCTCGCGGATTTGCGGCTGCGCCAGGTTGCTGCCCGCCGCGATGCGCGAGGCGTTGTCGGCGGTGTTGAGCCCGATCTGGCTGATGCGCGTGTTGACCAGCGTCAGATTGGCGATTTCCAGCCCCCCAAAGCCGAGCAGCACGAGGAGCGGGATCGAGAAGGCCATCTCGATCAGCACGGTCGCGCGGACGCTGCGGGCAAGGCGCCGCGCCGGGCGCCGCAGGCGATGCAGCGAAAGGCTGGGAAGCGAAAGGCCGGTCATCCGCATGTCTCCGCCGCTATTTCACTGCCCGCCGCAAAGGGCTGGTTGCGCAGCACCGTCGTCGATGACAGCGTCGTATATTCGGACTGTCCGAGCATCCGCCACACCGGCAGAACGCGCTTGAAACGCATCGACGCGGTGTAGAGAATCACGTCGTCGGCGCCGCCGTTACCCGCTTTGCCGCCGTCTTCGACACAATCGATCACGCCATCGCCGTCATAATCGACCGCGCGCGGTTCCACCATCTTGCTGAAATCATCATAGGCGCGGCGCTTGAAGCTGACCTCGGCCCCCTTGAACACCTTGCGAACCTGCGAACTGACAAAGGCGTCGAGTTTCGACTGGTCGTTGGCATAGATTTCGATCGTTGCGTCGCGGCCGGCCTTGGCGACGACGCCTTGCAGCACCTGCTGCGCGTACATCTGCCAGCAATAGTCGAAGATCCCCATCAAAATGAGGAGAAAGACCGGCGCGGTGAGCGCGAATTCGACCAGCGCCACGCCGCGCTCGTGGCGGCGAAGGCGGCGAAGCAGGGCGGACACCGGGCTCATTGCGACAGTCTCAGCTTGGAGATCTGGCGGGCGATCGCCTGGAACTGGTCATTGAGCTGCGCCGCGTTGGCGGCCTCGAACGCCTGGCCCGACGACGCGCAGCTGTTGAGGTTGGCATTGCCGCCGACCCCGAACGACACCACCCAGATGGTGATCGCACGCTGCCGCGCCGCGCGGCAAAGCTGGACGAAGCGGTTGTTGTGCCGCGCGATCGCGTCATCGTCGCTCGTCGCGCCGATGCGCGGCATCGAACGTTCCTGCCCCTGGTGCGACAGATTGTCGCGCGGCGTCATCATGTCGCCGTCGGTCATGAAGATGATATGGCGGCTGACCGGGCGGCCGTTATAGGGCCCGTTCTCGTCGGCGAACAAGCCGGATGGCGACAGCAGCCGTGCGCCCCACGCCATGCCGGCGTCGTGATAGGTATAGCCTTTGGGTTGCAGCGTGTTGATATAGGCCGCGAACTTGTCGTGGTCCGTCTTCGTCATCGTCTCCAGCTTCATCGCCGCCGCCGGACAGGCCGCATAGTCGCCGCCCTTTTCGGCGAAATTATTATAGTCGCTCGACGATGTGAAGGGAGTCTCCTGGCCGCGGTTATAGGTCACGTTGGGCAGGAACAATTTCCATTGGGTATCAACGTCGCCAGTCGTCGGCGCGGTGTCGATATCCATGTCGAGGGCATCCGAAGGCGCGGTCTCGTTGGACGCGAATTTGGTGGTTGCCCGCTCGATGATGCAGCCGCCCCAACTGGTGGTGATCAACGCAGCCGCGTCGCCCGTGTCCGATTCGATCGCCGATCCCGCCTTCAGCGGACGCGTATCGAAACTGCGATTGTCATAGGCATATTTGCCGTCAAATACCTTGGTCGGGGTCTCTGAGACCTTCGTTTTGCTGGTTCGCTTGAAACTCGCGACCCACCGCCCCTCGCGACATTTTTTGTCTGAGTTGGTGAACTGCGCGTATTTGTAATAGCTGTAGGTGCGTTCAACGTCATAATAGGATGTGCGATTGCCATCGGCATCGACATATTGCTCGGTCAAATTAGCGTTGGGTTCACCCGGCTGCGGCGTGGTGTTAGTCGGCAGCCCATCTTTGCATTTGCCCAGATCCTTGTCGAATACGTCAGGGTTGGGCGTATCGACGATGTCGGTTTCGTCGAAATCGGTCGTCGTATAGACGATCTTGGTTTTTGGCGTGCGCGACGGCAGCGTGACCTCATCCGCCAGCCAACTTGGATTCTTCGCGATCAATATCTGCCCGACATTGACCGACGAGCTGTAGGGAACCACGCCGAAACGAATCCGTCCGTCGCCGACATCGGCGTTGGTCAGCGTGTCGAAAAAGTCGACCGCCGCCTTGCGCAGCGCCTCGATCTTGGTGTCGTCGTCGTCGCTGTCGGCCTTGCGTGCCATCGACCCGGTGACGTCGAGCACCATCATCACATCGACGTTCGAGATTTCGAGCTTCGCGGTGCAATTGGCCGCCAGGTCGAACTGGCTCTTGCCGAAAATATACATGAGCGCGGTCGGCAGGATCGCGGTCGCGCGGCCGGCGACGTCGGACGACCCGACCCCCCACGAGGAAAAGGCGACGCCGTGGCTGCCGTAATTTCCCGCCGGGAAGTTGAAATTGAACATCTTGTTCGCTTCGACCTTCGCGGGGTCCGTATAGAGCGCACCGGCCATCGCGCGCCGCCCGGCGAGGACGCCGGCGTCGCACGCCTGCTGCAGGCGTAGCTGGGTCATATAGGCGCGCCCGATATCGACCGCCGACCCGACAATGCCGATCATCGGCACGATCGCGGCCGCGGTCAGCATCATCGCGTTGCCGCGCTGATCGCGAAACAGATTCGAGGTGACCGTCCGCAGACGGCTCAAAATGGTCCCTCGCATGGTCAAAACCCCTCTAGCCAGAGGCGCCACCCACCCAGATGCGCCACTGGTAATCTTCGCACCTAGGGGGAAACTGCTTACCAAATCGCTAAGCGCGCGCGGCGGTGCGCCCGGCCCCGGCGGCATTTGACCCGAATCGGGACAAGGGAGCCGCATCACGGCGGCAGGTGCGCAGCAAAGGCCGGTCTGCTATCGCCCGGCCATGCCCGCGACTCCCGCCTGGCCGCCCGC
This window contains:
- the smc gene encoding chromosome segregation protein SMC, with protein sequence MQIKRLRLTGFKSFVEPTELRIEPGLTGVVGPNGCGKSNLLEAIRWVMGESSPKSMRGGGMEDVIFAGTSQRPPRDFAEVAIHCDTEGGVVAGLSDASEGRELEIIRRIERGTGSAYRANGRDVRAKDVALIFADAATGAHSPALVSQGKIANVIAAKPTDRRAMLEEAAGIAGLHVRRKDAEQKLRATETNLTRLSEIVADMEARANALRRQARAAEKYKKLSEDIRVAEGRLIHARWRDAAAAADQARRDADAAEAAVKTAQAELETVSAAQVAVATRVGAARADAQAQRDAIAEATATLVRLQGEERAARQRLGDLAAQQQRLAEDRAREGELAREAHAALTALDGETKQLARDIAAHDAGKTTLVEAHQAAQAHLRDAEVALAHARARAASEAADRRIAVSARDSAETAVRRVGQDQARVDADIAALGDSAALAAARAESVQAAANAEAAIAAAETALQDAEADREAAAAELARGEAGLAEARTALAALDGETATLERALAAARSGDDRILDRLRVTPGYEAALAAALGDDLDAGTDTQAARAWGGAEAGKDEPALPVGTKALADVVQAPAALARRLAQVAVVGEDGGQPLAVGQRLVTTDGVMRRWDGFVTRGDGATATERLQRQNRLDALAAQRPQVELGVQDLKDRRDAAAARGAEVADAAAAARKALAGADEARRTALRAADQAEAALDRHRDAAALFARRLAEIADTARDAAETLATQEAALAALPDERLARAALDAEDAATDRARAGANEAQAALAAHDRTLAALSERQAVVSAEIKSWKARAGEAARRITDMDKRGEALAAEAEKLAGLPDKLAADRMAADARQAELREQVAAAEAREREAEAALREAEAALAAIRERVAAARETRAGAAARSENAELRRIEMGRLSGERFECPPPLLPQKVGFDSASVGDAAQESAQHDRLIAERERLGPVNLVAADELAELDSEREKSAAEIEELAQAVHRLRGSIGNLNREGRVRLLAAFETVNTHFQRLFATLFNGGQAHLELVDSDDPLEAGLEIMAQPPGKRLGTLTLLSGGEQALTAIALIFGLFLTNPAPICVLDEVDAPLDDANIERFCDLLDRMSRETNTRYLIVTHNAVTMARMHRLFGVTMIEKGVSRLVSVDLGGAEDLLAAE
- the ubiA gene encoding 4-hydroxybenzoate octaprenyltransferase, with amino-acid sequence MTAATHPPDSQHQGFLGLLPAPLRAYALLARFDRPIGWWLLYWPCAWGLALGGGARSHWPLFLWMLLGAIAMRGAGCVYNDIVDRDLDAKVARTASRPVASGAVSVRAALLWTALLSLVGLVVLWQLPFAAQIVAVASLALVAAYPFMKRITWWPQAWLGLVFSWGALVGWIAVGGGDGLALPLLYAGSIAWVIGYDTIYALQDIEDDALVGVKSSARAMGRHVRGGVGACYGAALACWAGALWSVRPDPLIFVALVPAALHLTGQVVTLAPANGADALAKFRSNRFAGLLVFAAMLVVGSAP
- a CDS encoding TadE family protein, with protein sequence MSPVSALLRRLRRHERGVALVEFALTAPVFLLILMGIFDYCWQMYAQQVLQGVVAKAGRDATIEIYANDQSKLDAFVSSQVRKVFKGAEVSFKRRAYDDFSKMVEPRAVDYDGDGVIDCVEDGGKAGNGGADDVILYTASMRFKRVLPVWRMLGQSEYTTLSSTTVLRNQPFAAGSEIAAETCG
- a CDS encoding TadE/TadG family type IV pilus assembly protein, producing MRGTILSRLRTVTSNLFRDQRGNAMMLTAAAIVPMIGIVGSAVDIGRAYMTQLRLQQACDAGVLAGRRAMAGALYTDPAKVEANKMFNFNFPAGNYGSHGVAFSSWGVGSSDVAGRATAILPTALMYIFGKSQFDLAANCTAKLEISNVDVMMVLDVTGSMARKADSDDDDTKIEALRKAAVDFFDTLTNADVGDGRIRFGVVPYSSSVNVGQILIAKNPSWLADEVTLPSRTPKTKIVYTTTDFDETDIVDTPNPDVFDKDLGKCKDGLPTNTTPQPGEPNANLTEQYVDADGNRTSYYDVERTYSYYKYAQFTNSDKKCREGRWVASFKRTSKTKVSETPTKVFDGKYAYDNRSFDTRPLKAGSAIESDTGDAAALITTSWGGCIIERATTKFASNETAPSDALDMDIDTAPTTGDVDTQWKLFLPNVTYNRGQETPFTSSSDYNNFAEKGGDYAACPAAAMKLETMTKTDHDKFAAYINTLQPKGYTYHDAGMAWGARLLSPSGLFADENGPYNGRPVSRHIIFMTDGDMMTPRDNLSHQGQERSMPRIGATSDDDAIARHNNRFVQLCRAARQRAITIWVVSFGVGGNANLNSCASSGQAFEAANAAQLNDQFQAIARQISKLRLSQ